A portion of the Drosophila innubila isolate TH190305 chromosome 3L unlocalized genomic scaffold, UK_Dinn_1.0 0_D_3L, whole genome shotgun sequence genome contains these proteins:
- the LOC117787533 gene encoding titin, translating into MKLFIACIFIAAATAAVIPVEQARHRRDVSEIVNEYVPPLEEVGVDAPLGNVAQDSAAVGEDGYRYKTVRRLKYRQRRDVSEIANEYLPPSEEVATEAPVDAPVEEAAQDSAVLAEDGYQYKTVRRLRYRQRRDVSEIANDYLPPSEEVATEAPVEAPVEEAVQDSAVLGEDGYQYKTVRRLRYRQRRDVSEIANDYLPPSEEAVTEVPVEEVAQDSAVLAEDGYQYKTVRRQKYRQRRDVSEIANDYLPPSEEVAEEAPVEEVAQDSAVVGEDGYQYKTVRRLKYRQRRDVSEIANDYLPPSEEAVTEVPVEEVAQDSAVLGENGYQYKTVRRLKYRQRRDVSEIANDYLPPSEEAVTEVPVEEVAQDSAVLAEDGYQYKTVRRQKYRQRRDVSEIANDYLPPSEEVAEEAPVEEVAQDSAVVGEDGYQYKTVRRLKYRQRRDVSEIANDYLPPSEEAVTEVPVEEVAQDSAVLGENGYQYKTVRRLKYRQRRDVSEIANDYLPPSEEVATEAPVDAPVEEAAQDSAVLAEDGYQYKTVRRQKYRQRRDVSEIANDYLPPSEEAVTEVPVEEVAQDSAVLGENGYQYKTVRRLKYRQRRDVSEIANDYLPPSEEVATEAPVDAPVEEAAQDSAVLAEDGYQYKTVRRLRYRQRRDVSEIANDYLPPSEEVAEEAPVEEVAQESAVLGDDGYQYKTVRRLRLRHRRAL; encoded by the exons ATG AAACTATTCATTGCGTGCATCTTTATTGCCGCAGCGACGGCTGCAGTGATTCCTGTCGAACAAGCCAGGCACCGTCGTGATGTCTCCGAGATCGTGAATGAGTATGTCCCACCACTGGAGGAAGTTGGTGTCGATGCTCCCCTTGGGAATGTCGCCCAAGACTCCGCCGCTGTAGGAGAAGATGGATACCGTTACAAAACCGTGCGTCGTCTGAAGTACCGTCAACGTCGTGATGTCTCCGAGATCGCCAACGAATACTTGCCCCCTTCTGAGGAAGTAGCTACCGAAGCCCCAGTCGATGCTCCTGTTGAGGAAGCTGCCCAAGACTCCGCTGTTCTCGCTGAAGATGGTTACCAATACAAAACTGTCCGTCGCCTGAGGTACCGTCAACGTCGTGATGTGTCCGAGATCGCCAACGATTACCTGCCCCCTTCTGAAGAAGTAGCTACCGAAGCCCCCGTGGAGGCTCCTGTTGAGGAAGCTGTCCAGGACTCCGCTGTTCTCGGTGAGGATGGTTACCAGTACAAGACTGTCCGTCGCCTGAGGTACCGTCAACGTCGTGATGTCTCCGAGATCGCCAACGATTACCTGCCACCCTCTGAGGAAGCTGTTACCGAAGTCCCCGTCGAGGAAGTCGCTCAAGATTCCGCCGTTCTCGCTGAAGATGGTTACCAATACAAGACTGTTCGTCGCCAGAAGTACCGTCAACGTCGTGATGTCTCCGAGATCGCCAACGATTACCTGCCTCCCTCTGAGGAAGTCGCTGAGGAAGCTCCCGTCGAGGAAGTCGCTCAGGACTCCGCTGTTGTCGGTGAGGATGGATACCAGTACAAGACTGTCCGTCGCCTGAAGTACCGTCAACGTCGTGATGTGTCCGAGATCGCCAACGATTACCTGCCACCCTCTGAGGAAGCTGTTACCGAAGTCCCCGTCGAGGAAGTCGCTCAGGATTCCGCCGTTCTCGGTGAGAATGGATACCAGTACAAGACTGTCCGTCGCCTGAAGTACCGTCAACGTCGTGATGTGTCCGAGATCGCCAACGATTACCTGCCACCCTCTGAGGAAGCTGTTACCGAAGTCCCCGTCGAGGAAGTCGCTCAAGATTCCGCCGTTCTCGCTGAAGATGGTTACCAATACAAGACTGTTCGTCGCCAGAAGTACCGTCAACGTCGTGATGTCTCCGAGATCGCCAACGATTACCTGCCTCCCTCTGAGGAAGTCGCTGAGGAAGCTCCCGTCGAGGAAGTCGCTCAGGACTCCGCTGTTGTCGGTGAGGATGGATACCAGTACAAGACTGTCCGTCGCCTGAAGTACCGTCAACGTCGTGATGTGTCCGAGATCGCCAACGATTACCTGCCACCCTCTGAGGAAGCTGTTACCGAAGTCCCCGTCGAGGAAGTCGCTCAGGATTCCGCCGTTCTCGGTGAGAATGGATACCAGTACAAGACTGTCCGTCGCCTGAAGTACCGTCAACGTCGTGATGTCTCCGAGATCGCCAACGATTACTTGCCACCCTCTGAGGAAGTAGCTACCGAAGCCCCAGTCGATGCTCCTGTTGAGGAAGCTGCCCAAGACTCCGCTGTTCTCGCTGAAGATGGTTACCAATACAAGACTGTCCGTCGCCAGAAGTACCGTCAACGTCGTGATGTCTCTGAGATCGCCAACGATTACCTGCCACCCTCTGAGGAAGCTGTTACCGAAGTCCCCGTCGAGGAAGTCGCTCAGGATTCCGCCGTTCTCGGTGAGAATGGATACCAGTACAAGACTGTCCGTCGCCTGAAGTACCGTCAACGTCGTGATGTCTCCGAGATCGCCAACGATTACTTGCCACCCTCTGAGGAAGTAGCTACCGAAGCCCCAGTCGATGCTCCTGTTGAGGAAGCTGCCCAAGACTCCGCTGTTCTCGCTGAAGATGGTTACCAATACAAGACTGTCCGTCGCCTGAGGTACCGTCAACGTCGTGATGTCTCCGAGATCGCCAACGATTACCTGCCACCCTCTGAGGAGGTCGCTGAGGAAGCTCCTGTTGAGGAAGTTGCTCAAGAATCGGCAGTACTCGGTGATGATGGCTACCAATACAAGACTGTCCGTCGCTTGAGGCTACGTCATCGTCGTGCCTTGTAA